One window of the Conexibacter sp. SYSU D00693 genome contains the following:
- a CDS encoding MlaD family protein — MPPETTRRRRSTLAANPVLVGAVTTLVVVTAVFLSWGANQGLPFVPSYEFRVVAPTGARLVVGNDVREGGERIGVVRDVEVVRTPRGSRAEVTLAIDAGAGPLPEDSTVLVRPRSALGLKHVDVVRGRARATLPAGATIPVDAGAVPPELDEFFSIFDEPTREDVRTNLTTGGPGFAGRGVDLNRTLAALPQLLGDLVPVMRTLSDPETDLRGFVRELADAARVVRPVAEDLAGGFRSGAQVFEAVSRDPQALRETIAESPATLQAGIDSFGEQRPLLRQLASISDELQGTAREIRASAPTLGRALGAGTAVLPDTPAFNERLETTFSSLRELAGAPTTNLTLAGLGSTLETLNPTLRWVGPHITVCNSWNLWWTFLSDHLNEQVPTGTLQRIQVKLADPAQPNSPQLFGATLPANGGPLASPLGELTGQPAYYHEQHYGRAVDEEGNADCESGQRGYPNRLTNDALVPSSFQIATASRTPGDQGPTATGKPRVPEAQTFAAEPEGLSPPALP, encoded by the coding sequence ATGCCGCCGGAGACCACGAGACGCCGGCGCAGCACGCTCGCGGCGAACCCGGTCCTCGTGGGCGCCGTCACGACCCTCGTCGTGGTCACCGCGGTGTTCCTCAGCTGGGGCGCCAACCAGGGGCTGCCGTTCGTCCCGAGCTACGAGTTCCGCGTCGTCGCGCCGACCGGCGCCCGGCTGGTGGTCGGCAACGACGTGCGCGAGGGCGGCGAGCGCATCGGGGTCGTGCGCGACGTCGAGGTCGTCCGCACGCCGCGCGGCTCGCGGGCCGAGGTGACCCTCGCCATCGACGCCGGCGCGGGCCCGCTGCCGGAGGACTCGACCGTGCTGGTGCGCCCGCGGTCGGCCCTCGGCCTGAAGCACGTCGACGTCGTGCGAGGCCGGGCCCGCGCGACGCTCCCCGCCGGTGCGACGATCCCCGTCGACGCCGGGGCGGTCCCGCCGGAGCTCGACGAGTTCTTCTCGATCTTCGACGAGCCCACGCGGGAGGACGTGCGCACGAACCTGACGACGGGTGGTCCGGGGTTCGCGGGTCGCGGAGTGGACCTCAACCGGACGCTGGCGGCGCTGCCGCAGCTGCTGGGCGACCTGGTGCCGGTCATGCGCACGCTCTCGGACCCGGAGACCGATCTGCGGGGCTTCGTGCGCGAGCTGGCTGATGCGGCGCGCGTGGTGCGTCCGGTGGCCGAGGACCTCGCGGGGGGCTTTCGGTCGGGCGCGCAGGTCTTCGAGGCGGTCTCGCGCGATCCGCAGGCGCTGCGCGAGACGATCGCCGAGTCGCCGGCGACGTTGCAGGCGGGCATCGACTCCTTCGGCGAGCAGCGGCCGTTGCTGCGTCAGCTGGCCTCGATCTCCGACGAGCTGCAGGGCACCGCGCGGGAGATCCGTGCCTCGGCGCCGACGCTGGGTCGTGCGCTGGGCGCCGGCACCGCGGTGCTGCCCGACACGCCGGCCTTCAACGAGCGCCTGGAGACGACGTTCAGCTCGCTGCGTGAGCTGGCGGGCGCGCCGACGACGAACCTGACGCTCGCGGGCCTGGGCTCGACGCTGGAGACGCTGAACCCGACGCTGCGCTGGGTCGGCCCGCACATCACGGTGTGCAACTCCTGGAACCTCTGGTGGACGTTCCTCTCGGACCACCTCAACGAGCAGGTGCCGACCGGGACGCTGCAGCGCATCCAGGTCAAGCTCGCCGACCCGGCGCAGCCGAACTCGCCGCAGCTCTTCGGTGCGACCCTGCCGGCCAACGGCGGTCCGCTGGCCTCGCCGCTGGGCGAGCTCACCGGCCAGCCCGCCTACTACCACGAGCAGCACTACGGCCGGGCGGTCGACGAGGAGGGCAACGCCGACTGCGAGTCGGGCCAGCGCGGCTACCCCAACCGGCTCACCAACGACGCGCTCGTGCCGTCGTCGTTCCAGATCGCCACCGCCTCGCGCACCCCCGGCGACCAGGGCCCCACCGCCACCGGCAAGCCGCGCGTGCCTGAGGCCCAGACCTTCGCGGCCGAGCCCGAGGGGCTGTCGCCTCCGGCCCTGCCCTAG
- a CDS encoding sulfocyanin-like copper-binding protein, translating into MRRALTLAAILATGATAATPATAAAPTRLGVEAEEFRFTLSRGVVTAGSALVQLRDAGEDPHDLVVRRLDRRGRPTGKVVGFGEVAPGEVRDKRLTLEAGRYQLVCTLAGHAQAGMRATLKVVARRR; encoded by the coding sequence ATGAGGCGCGCGCTCACCCTGGCCGCGATCCTCGCGACCGGTGCCACCGCGGCGACGCCCGCCACGGCCGCCGCCCCCACGCGCCTCGGCGTCGAGGCCGAGGAGTTCCGCTTCACGCTCTCGCGAGGCGTGGTGACGGCGGGCAGCGCCCTGGTGCAGCTGCGCGACGCCGGCGAGGACCCCCACGACCTCGTCGTGCGGCGTCTGGACCGGCGGGGCCGCCCGACGGGCAAGGTCGTCGGCTTCGGCGAGGTGGCACCCGGCGAGGTGCGCGACAAGCGGCTGACCCTCGAGGCAGGCCGGTACCAGCTCGTCTGCACCCTCGCCGGCCACGCCCAGGCCGGCATGCGGGCGACGCTCAAGGTCGTGGCGCGCCGGCGCTGA
- a CDS encoding DUF1501 domain-containing protein, whose protein sequence is MASSHRHCRDFTRATLLHEAAARAGAGLPAVEAGMPLPAGTGLSRRRLLSRAVGGALAVYGASRLSPALLDDGIAHAAAGAGSDKVLVSVFLPGGADALSVLAPVGDPRYRQLRKTLALEGDAGEPFAEDPRLRWHPSMLPIAQLHREGKVSVLPAVGYAHPDQSHFTSRHFWEVGALDARLRTGWLGRVLDLTGSPDNPLQGLALGARLAPALAAARVPVAAIGSPREFDFHAAHVWGDVRDEMLGAMAELGAAHASSRDGALRQAGMSAVQAGTLRAQLAPFRPADGDDDAPQIVAPVPYPTSEDDELPERLAALAAMLGAGLPLRCVAVEGAGDYDTHDDQAQSLAENLALTAQSLLAFQRDLEARGLADRVLIHVWSEFGRRAEENGSSGTDHGAAGVGLVIGTRAAGRLVGEFPGLAKLDEDGNVRATSDFRALYATLAEGWLGVDAAAVVPGAAKLPRYAVLR, encoded by the coding sequence ATGGCCTCCTCCCACCGCCACTGCCGGGACTTCACCCGCGCGACGCTCCTGCACGAAGCGGCCGCGCGCGCCGGCGCCGGCCTGCCCGCCGTCGAGGCCGGGATGCCGCTGCCCGCGGGCACCGGCCTCAGCCGCCGGCGGTTGCTGTCGCGCGCCGTCGGCGGGGCGCTCGCCGTCTACGGTGCGTCCAGGCTCTCCCCCGCCCTGCTCGACGACGGCATCGCCCACGCGGCGGCCGGCGCCGGCAGCGACAAGGTGCTCGTCTCGGTCTTCCTGCCGGGCGGCGCCGACGCGCTGTCGGTCCTCGCCCCGGTCGGCGACCCGCGCTACCGCCAGCTGCGCAAGACCCTCGCGCTGGAGGGCGACGCGGGCGAGCCCTTCGCCGAGGACCCGCGGCTGCGCTGGCACCCGTCGATGCTGCCCATCGCCCAGCTGCACCGCGAGGGCAAGGTCAGCGTCCTGCCCGCCGTCGGCTACGCGCACCCCGACCAGTCGCACTTCACCTCGCGCCACTTCTGGGAGGTCGGCGCGCTGGACGCCCGCCTGCGCACCGGCTGGCTCGGCCGCGTGCTGGACCTGACCGGCTCGCCCGACAACCCGCTGCAGGGCCTCGCGCTCGGCGCCCGCCTGGCACCGGCGCTGGCTGCCGCGCGCGTCCCGGTCGCCGCCATCGGCTCGCCGCGGGAGTTCGACTTCCACGCCGCCCACGTCTGGGGCGACGTGCGCGACGAGATGCTCGGCGCCATGGCCGAGCTCGGCGCCGCCCATGCCAGCTCACGCGACGGCGCCCTGCGCCAGGCGGGGATGAGCGCGGTGCAGGCCGGCACGCTGCGCGCACAGCTCGCGCCGTTCCGTCCCGCGGACGGCGACGACGACGCGCCGCAGATCGTCGCGCCGGTCCCCTACCCGACCTCCGAGGACGACGAGCTGCCCGAGCGCCTGGCCGCGCTCGCCGCGATGCTGGGCGCCGGGCTGCCGCTGCGCTGCGTCGCGGTCGAGGGCGCCGGCGACTACGACACCCACGACGACCAGGCCCAGTCGCTGGCCGAGAACCTCGCGCTCACCGCGCAGTCGCTCCTGGCCTTCCAGCGCGACCTCGAGGCCCGCGGCCTGGCCGATCGCGTCCTCATCCACGTGTGGTCGGAGTTCGGCCGGCGCGCCGAGGAGAACGGGTCGTCGGGCACTGACCACGGCGCCGCCGGCGTGGGCCTGGTCATCGGGACCCGCGCGGCCGGCAGGCTCGTCGGCGAGTTCCCGGGCCTGGCCAAGCTCGACGAGGACGGCAACGTCCGCGCCACCTCGGACTTCCGCGCCCTCTACGCGACGCTGGCCGAGGGCTGGCTGGGCGTGGACGCCGCCGCCGTCGTCCCCGGCGCCGCCAAGCTCCCGCGCTACGCGGTCCTGCGATGA
- a CDS encoding DUF1800 family protein, protein MPKPKKKAARPTVSALPVHRGPFGRPEAERLLWRAGMGPRPGEADALAALGLERAVQALTRPPAEKLTGPAPTDGKGQPIAPNDLWGHDHLWWLDRMVRSNRPHVERMTLVWHDWFATSRDATSARWMLHQNQLLRRHALGSFRGLLHGITKDPAMLLWLSGSQNNRWSPNENYARELMELFTLGAGKGYTERDVREMARALTGFRNDWDDAVGAVRFRFDPTFHDRGVKRIFAKRGRFGWRDACDLCLKHPRHPAFFVRKLWGAFIPTAPSRADQQALERLYRRDLQIRPVVEAILRHPALHTGPRMVKPPVVHVAGMLRARGRGVDTEAWSWLCETTGQRLFLPPNVAGWDESRWLDTGTFRGRWMAADRAIGPAVIKDGEYAQEAPGEAVAKALAFWGDPQTSPETRARLEAFVARANARMDAKWKRQQHPRMVQNALRVLVVTSPDFLTS, encoded by the coding sequence ATGCCCAAGCCCAAGAAGAAGGCCGCGCGTCCCACCGTCTCGGCGCTGCCCGTCCACCGCGGCCCCTTCGGCCGTCCCGAGGCCGAGCGCCTGCTGTGGCGCGCCGGCATGGGCCCGCGCCCCGGCGAGGCCGACGCGCTGGCCGCCCTGGGCCTCGAACGGGCGGTGCAGGCGCTCACGCGGCCGCCGGCCGAGAAGCTCACCGGCCCCGCGCCCACCGACGGCAAGGGCCAGCCGATCGCGCCCAACGACCTCTGGGGCCACGACCACCTCTGGTGGCTGGACCGCATGGTCCGCAGCAACCGCCCGCACGTCGAGCGCATGACCCTCGTCTGGCACGACTGGTTCGCGACGAGCCGCGACGCCACCTCGGCCAGGTGGATGCTGCACCAGAACCAGCTCCTGCGCCGACACGCGCTCGGCTCGTTCCGCGGCCTGCTGCACGGCATCACGAAGGACCCGGCCATGCTCCTGTGGCTCTCGGGCTCCCAGAACAACCGCTGGTCGCCCAACGAGAACTACGCGCGCGAGCTCATGGAGCTCTTCACGCTCGGGGCCGGCAAGGGCTACACCGAGCGCGACGTGCGCGAGATGGCCCGCGCGCTCACGGGCTTCCGCAACGACTGGGACGACGCGGTGGGCGCGGTGCGCTTCCGCTTCGACCCGACGTTCCACGACCGCGGCGTCAAGCGCATCTTCGCCAAGCGCGGGCGCTTCGGCTGGCGCGACGCCTGCGACCTCTGCCTCAAGCACCCCCGCCACCCGGCGTTCTTCGTGCGCAAGCTCTGGGGCGCGTTCATCCCGACGGCGCCGTCGCGCGCCGACCAGCAGGCGCTGGAGCGCCTCTACCGGCGCGACCTGCAGATCCGCCCCGTCGTCGAGGCGATCCTCCGGCACCCCGCGCTCCACACGGGGCCGCGGATGGTCAAGCCGCCGGTCGTCCATGTGGCGGGGATGCTGCGCGCCCGCGGGCGCGGCGTCGACACCGAGGCGTGGTCGTGGCTGTGCGAGACGACCGGCCAGCGCCTGTTCCTGCCGCCCAACGTCGCGGGCTGGGACGAGTCGCGCTGGCTGGACACCGGCACGTTCCGCGGGCGCTGGATGGCCGCCGACCGCGCCATCGGCCCGGCCGTGATCAAGGACGGCGAGTACGCCCAGGAGGCGCCGGGCGAGGCGGTCGCCAAGGCCCTGGCCTTCTGGGGCGACCCGCAGACCTCGCCCGAGACGCGGGCGCGCCTCGAGGCCTTCGTCGCCCGCGCCAACGCCCGCATGGACGCGAAGTGGAAGCGCCAGCAGCACCCCCGGATGGTCCAGAACGCGCTGCGGGTGCTCGTCGTCACCTCCCCCGACTTCCTCACGAGCTAG
- a CDS encoding class I SAM-dependent methyltransferase: protein MLPQRGPEAISPTAHYTGHVWGRHGLSDPELATREGRLLFELLRPAMLASRVLGGPTVEGQLLARHRIIDAVLADAIDDGRVTQVVEVASGLSPRGLRFARRYGDRITYLEADLPAMARRKREALERVGALSRHHRVVELDALQDSGPLSLAEVAQELDPTEGLAVVSEGLVNYFDRDAVAAMWQRFAAVLRAFRTGLYVSDLVLRPAASGPVAQAFLLGLQVFVRGRVHLHFEDADQVRRALRKARFTGARVHRGDRHPAARELRDDPGSRIVRVLEARIG, encoded by the coding sequence GTGCTCCCGCAGCGCGGACCCGAGGCCATCAGCCCGACGGCCCACTACACCGGCCACGTCTGGGGTCGCCACGGCCTGTCGGACCCCGAGCTCGCCACCCGCGAGGGCCGGCTGCTGTTCGAGCTGCTGCGTCCCGCGATGCTGGCGAGCAGGGTCCTCGGCGGGCCGACGGTCGAGGGCCAGCTGCTGGCCCGCCACCGGATCATCGACGCGGTCCTGGCCGACGCGATCGACGACGGCCGGGTGACGCAGGTGGTCGAGGTCGCCAGCGGGCTGTCGCCGCGCGGCCTGCGCTTCGCGCGCCGCTACGGCGACCGCATCACCTACCTCGAGGCCGACCTGCCGGCCATGGCCCGGCGCAAGCGCGAGGCGCTCGAGCGCGTCGGGGCGCTGTCGCGCCACCACCGGGTCGTGGAGCTCGACGCGCTGCAGGACTCGGGACCGCTGAGCCTCGCCGAGGTGGCGCAGGAGCTCGACCCGACCGAGGGGCTGGCCGTCGTGAGCGAAGGGCTCGTGAACTACTTCGACCGCGACGCCGTCGCGGCGATGTGGCAGCGCTTCGCCGCGGTCCTGCGGGCCTTCCGCACGGGGCTCTACGTGTCGGACCTCGTCCTGCGCCCGGCGGCGAGCGGGCCGGTGGCCCAGGCCTTCCTGCTGGGCCTCCAGGTCTTCGTCCGCGGCCGCGTGCACCTGCACTTCGAGGACGCCGACCAGGTCCGTCGCGCGCTGCGCAAGGCCCGCTTCACCGGCGCGCGGGTGCACCGCGGCGACCGCCACCCGGCCGCCCGCGAGCTGCGCGACGACCCGGGCTCGCGGATCGTCCGGGTGCTCGAGGCGCGCATCGGGTGA
- a CDS encoding glutaredoxin domain-containing protein, translating into MIEVFQAEWCPYSSMVRERLNELDLPFICRPVAADRENRHELRDLAGTESIPVVRLDDGTLLAGDTKEILAELDQRFPEPPGAEAHRRQLAAHQR; encoded by the coding sequence GTGATCGAGGTCTTCCAAGCCGAGTGGTGCCCGTACTCCAGCATGGTGCGCGAGCGCCTCAACGAGCTCGACCTGCCGTTCATCTGCCGGCCGGTCGCCGCCGATCGCGAGAACCGCCACGAGCTGCGTGACCTCGCCGGGACGGAGAGCATCCCCGTCGTCCGGCTCGACGACGGCACGCTGCTCGCCGGCGACACGAAGGAGATCCTCGCCGAGCTCGACCAGCGCTTCCCCGAGCCGCCGGGCGCCGAGGCCCACCGCCGGCAGCTCGCCGCCCACCAGCGGTAG
- the soxR gene encoding redox-sensitive transcriptional activator SoxR yields MAESLTIGELSARTGVATSALRFYEDKGLLTPERTFAGHRRYPRPVIRRVAFIVFAQRIGLSLQEIRAELDKLPADRAPKRGDWAKLSASWSARIDARIAELERLREGLGECIGCGCLSLDRCKLANPNDRAARGGPGPRYWLGDAKPAA; encoded by the coding sequence ATGGCGGAGTCCCTGACCATCGGCGAGCTGTCGGCGCGCACGGGCGTGGCGACCAGCGCGCTGCGCTTCTACGAGGACAAGGGGCTGCTGACGCCCGAGCGGACGTTCGCCGGCCACCGGCGCTACCCACGGCCGGTGATCCGGCGGGTGGCCTTCATCGTCTTCGCGCAGCGGATCGGGCTCTCGCTCCAGGAGATCCGTGCGGAGCTCGACAAGCTGCCGGCCGACCGCGCACCGAAGCGCGGGGACTGGGCCAAGCTCTCGGCCTCGTGGTCGGCGCGGATCGACGCGCGCATCGCCGAGCTCGAGCGGCTGCGCGAGGGCCTGGGGGAGTGCATCGGCTGCGGCTGCCTGTCCCTGGACCGCTGCAAGCTCGCCAACCCGAACGACCGCGCGGCGCGGGGCGGTCCGGGTCCGCGCTACTGGCTCGGCGACGCCAAGCCCGCGGCCTAG